Genomic segment of bacterium:
AATGCCGGATAAAATCTCCTGCCTGATTGGGCCAATCATCTGTACAAGGGCATCATTTATTAAATCTTTTAGAACTGACACTGAGGGATCCTTATTATTCCGGTTTCTTCGTAACGCCAGAGACCAGATGCATGTATCAACAAGGATCTTCATTTTACGAGCCTCTGTTTTTTGTAATTGTAATTTTTGTCATATTCGATTTTACCGAATAAATTTATAATATCAGATTGTCGATGCCGTTGAATATATTCCTTTAAAGCCTCAGTAACTGCTTCTTTTTTTGTTTTATGTTTACCGATTTTTTTTGCTGTTTCTATCAGAGAATCGTCTATTGCCAGATTTGTAGCCATTTTAATTTCTCCTTGTGTCTTGATAATTTCTACACATTAGTATACACAATTAACTGTGTAACATCAAGAAGATTTTTTAATATAACATCAGCTTAATCCAATAATAATTTCAACAGTGCAGC
This window contains:
- a CDS encoding type II toxin-antitoxin system VapB family antitoxin, producing the protein MATNLAIDDSLIETAKKIGKHKTKKEAVTEALKEYIQRHRQSDIINLFGKIEYDKNYNYKKQRLVK